In the genome of Nocardioides marmoribigeumensis, one region contains:
- a CDS encoding threonine/serine dehydratase — protein sequence MIGLEDVRAAAGRIEGHVVRTPVLHSPAIDEAVGAEVLLKAEHLQVGGAFKLRGALNNALARSPHDLRHGLVAVSSGNHAQAVARAAAIRGTTALLLMPEDAPESKRAATLVAGGLVETFDRYSTDREALLAERARATGRLVVHPYDDPLTMAGQGTVALELLEDVAPGGPVDDLFVPVGGGGLAAGCATAAAALLPGCRVHGVEPAAGDDVRRSLAAGERVTIEVPRTIADGQQTTSPGVHPFEVLQARLTDVVTVSDEEIVAAMRMAARHLGAVLEPSGACALAALLTGRVRVGGRVGVVLSGGNVDAARYRDLVGLDPAEVTRPD from the coding sequence GTGATCGGCCTCGAGGACGTCCGCGCCGCGGCCGGGCGGATCGAGGGCCACGTCGTCCGGACGCCGGTGCTCCACAGCCCGGCGATCGACGAGGCGGTGGGGGCCGAGGTGCTGCTCAAGGCCGAGCACCTGCAGGTCGGCGGGGCGTTCAAGCTGCGCGGGGCGCTCAACAACGCCCTGGCCCGGTCGCCGCACGACCTGCGCCACGGCCTGGTCGCGGTCTCCTCGGGCAACCACGCCCAGGCGGTCGCACGCGCGGCGGCGATCCGTGGCACGACGGCGCTGCTGCTCATGCCGGAGGACGCCCCGGAGTCCAAGCGTGCGGCGACGCTGGTGGCGGGTGGGCTGGTCGAGACCTTCGACCGCTACTCCACCGACCGCGAGGCGCTGCTCGCGGAGCGTGCGCGCGCGACCGGCCGCCTCGTCGTCCACCCGTACGACGACCCCCTCACGATGGCGGGCCAGGGCACCGTCGCCCTCGAGCTGCTCGAGGACGTCGCCCCCGGCGGCCCGGTCGACGACCTGTTCGTGCCGGTGGGCGGGGGCGGCCTCGCGGCCGGCTGCGCGACGGCTGCGGCGGCCCTGCTCCCGGGCTGCCGGGTCCACGGGGTCGAGCCCGCGGCCGGTGACGACGTACGACGGTCGCTCGCGGCGGGCGAGCGCGTCACCATCGAGGTGCCCCGGACCATCGCCGACGGGCAGCAGACGACCAGCCCCGGCGTCCACCCGTTCGAGGTGCTCCAGGCGCGCCTGACCGACGTGGTCACCGTGTCCGACGAGGAGATCGTGGCGGCCATGCGGATGGCAGCCCGCCACCTGGGGGCGGTCCTCGAGCCCAGCGGCGCCTGCGCCCTGGCGGCGCTGCTGACCGGTCGCGTCCGGGTCGGTGGCCGGGTGGGCGTGGTCCTCTCCGGCGGCAACGTGGACGCGGCCCGCTACCGCGACCTCGTCGGGCTGGACCCGGCCGAGGTCACCCGCCCGGACTGA
- a CDS encoding GerMN domain-containing protein, with product MRSRPVGVVAVVLAAALLAACSQVPSDGPVRSTGSSVPSPSSAPFDFNPPGPRAGAGPAEIVTGFLTALEATPVSTRVASQYLTERAASAWRPQRRTLLYQGRDVQADPVQDSSSRTSVALRLTSPYALDGGGRWDGPARDVDADGLTLELVRDRGQWRLSSVPDAMVVPLSYFQDHYARYDLHFFDPSGRLLVPEPVYLPRGPQAATLLVDHLLDGPRRPDRGVERTYFPPRTRLAVSVPIRSDGVAEVPLSEEVDELEGADLDRALAQLVWTLRQLPDVTAVRVTAGGRPLRLTGTGPMLDVDSAASYSPFVSYAEDALFSLDGDTVQEIRPFTRPARTPLVKLPVALPGARLGVSLQATAAAVSDDDGLVRTYPAGSGVDSPAGAGGAITAGGSLRPLWDWSRRVWLVDPAGGPEAVRVSVGSRQTVLPVAGLPAGPLTAAALSRDGTRLVLALAPAGGRGARLYLTRVLRASDESGTPVRLSRARPIATQSPLKRVVDVAWRDGTQVAVLSRTSRTTSLVDLVSVDGESESGALSEPVDVLFDRAVSLTSSPGTRTLLVTTLGRRTFELSLQGRWVEDADLRDVARPVFVG from the coding sequence ATGAGGTCCAGGCCGGTCGGCGTGGTCGCGGTGGTCCTGGCCGCGGCGCTCCTCGCGGCGTGCTCCCAGGTCCCCTCCGACGGTCCCGTCCGCTCCACGGGCAGCTCGGTCCCGTCGCCGTCCTCGGCGCCCTTCGACTTCAACCCGCCCGGCCCGCGCGCCGGGGCCGGACCGGCCGAGATCGTGACGGGCTTCCTCACCGCGCTGGAGGCGACGCCGGTCTCCACCCGCGTGGCCTCGCAGTACCTCACCGAGCGGGCCGCGTCCGCGTGGCGCCCCCAGCGCCGCACGCTGCTCTACCAGGGCCGCGACGTCCAGGCCGACCCCGTGCAGGACAGCTCGAGCCGCACCTCGGTGGCCCTGCGCCTCACCTCGCCCTACGCCCTCGACGGAGGGGGGCGTTGGGACGGGCCGGCACGCGACGTCGACGCGGACGGACTGACCCTCGAGCTGGTCCGCGACCGCGGCCAGTGGCGGCTCAGCTCGGTGCCCGACGCGATGGTGGTGCCGCTGTCCTACTTCCAGGACCACTACGCGCGCTACGACCTGCACTTCTTCGACCCGTCGGGCCGGCTGCTCGTGCCCGAGCCCGTCTACCTCCCGCGCGGTCCGCAGGCCGCGACGCTGCTCGTCGACCACCTGCTCGACGGCCCGCGGCGGCCCGACCGCGGCGTGGAGCGCACCTACTTCCCGCCGCGCACCCGGCTGGCGGTCAGCGTGCCGATCCGCAGCGACGGGGTCGCGGAGGTGCCGCTCAGCGAGGAGGTCGACGAGCTCGAGGGCGCCGACCTCGACCGCGCGCTCGCCCAGCTGGTGTGGACCCTGCGGCAGCTGCCCGACGTGACAGCGGTCCGCGTCACCGCCGGTGGCCGGCCGCTGCGGCTGACCGGCACCGGGCCGATGCTCGACGTCGACAGCGCCGCGTCCTACTCCCCGTTCGTCAGCTACGCCGAGGACGCGCTGTTCAGCCTCGACGGCGACACGGTCCAGGAGATCCGCCCGTTCACGCGTCCGGCGCGCACGCCGCTCGTGAAGCTCCCCGTCGCCCTGCCGGGGGCCCGGCTCGGCGTGAGCCTGCAGGCCACGGCGGCCGCGGTCAGCGACGACGACGGGCTGGTCCGCACCTATCCCGCGGGGTCCGGCGTGGACTCGCCGGCCGGCGCCGGGGGAGCGATCACGGCCGGTGGCTCACTGCGCCCGCTGTGGGACTGGTCGCGCCGCGTGTGGCTGGTCGACCCGGCCGGCGGACCGGAGGCCGTGCGCGTCTCGGTCGGCAGCCGCCAGACGGTCCTCCCGGTGGCGGGTCTGCCTGCGGGCCCGCTGACCGCGGCGGCGCTGTCGCGCGACGGCACCCGGCTCGTGCTCGCGCTCGCCCCGGCGGGGGGACGCGGGGCACGGCTCTACCTCACCCGGGTCCTGCGCGCCAGCGACGAGTCCGGCACCCCCGTGCGCCTCTCTCGCGCGCGGCCGATCGCGACCCAGAGTCCCCTCAAGCGCGTGGTCGACGTCGCCTGGCGCGACGGCACCCAGGTGGCGGTGCTCTCCCGCACCTCACGCACCACCAGCCTGGTCGACCTGGTCTCGGTCGACGGCGAGTCGGAGTCGGGTGCGCTCAGCGAGCCCGTCGACGTGCTCTTCGACCGCGCGGTCTCGCTCACCTCCTCGCCCGGCACCCGCACCCTGCTGGTCACGACGCTCGGGCGGCGCACCTTCGAGCTGAGCCTCCAGGGTCGCTGGGTCGAGGACGCGGACCTGCGCGACGTCGCGCGGCCGGTCTTCGTCGGCTAG